The following coding sequences lie in one Erwinia amylovora genomic window:
- the cyoA gene encoding cytochrome o ubiquinol oxidase subunit II, whose translation MRLSKYNKSLGILSLIASMVLLSGCDSALLNPKGQIALEQRSLILTAFGLMMIVVIPAVLMAVVFAWKYRASNANAKYSPNWSHSNKVEAVVWTVPILIIVFLGILTWKSTHALEPSKPLASDAKPVEIEVVSLDWKWLFIYPEQGIATVNQIAFPANRPVSFKITSNSVMNSFFIPTLGSQIYAMAGIQTKLHLIANEAGTFDGISSSFSGSGFSGMKFKAIATPDEATFDQWVAKAKQSPDTLMTMDDFTKLAAPSENHPVEFFSSVKPELFKDIIGQFQMNHGGSMEMSHGKGHEGMDMSNTAHAGAEE comes from the coding sequence ATGAGACTCAGTAAATACAATAAAAGTTTGGGGATTTTGTCATTAATCGCAAGCATGGTTTTGCTAAGTGGTTGTGATAGTGCGTTATTGAATCCCAAAGGACAGATTGCATTGGAACAACGCTCGCTGATTCTGACGGCTTTCGGCCTGATGATGATCGTTGTTATTCCAGCAGTCTTGATGGCCGTAGTGTTTGCCTGGAAGTATCGGGCTTCTAACGCTAACGCGAAATACAGCCCAAACTGGTCACACTCGAATAAAGTGGAAGCCGTAGTATGGACTGTACCCATCTTAATCATTGTTTTCCTTGGCATTCTGACGTGGAAATCAACCCACGCTCTGGAACCAAGTAAGCCACTGGCATCTGATGCTAAACCTGTCGAGATCGAAGTCGTGTCACTTGACTGGAAATGGTTGTTCATTTACCCGGAACAGGGTATTGCCACCGTTAACCAGATTGCTTTCCCGGCTAACCGCCCTGTGAGCTTCAAGATTACCTCGAACTCCGTCATGAACTCCTTCTTTATCCCAACCCTCGGTAGCCAGATTTACGCTATGGCGGGCATTCAGACGAAACTGCATCTCATTGCGAATGAAGCCGGAACCTTCGACGGTATCTCTTCCAGCTTCAGTGGTAGCGGATTCTCTGGTATGAAATTTAAAGCGATTGCTACTCCTGACGAAGCAACTTTTGACCAGTGGGTTGCAAAAGCAAAACAGTCTCCAGATACCCTCATGACAATGGATGATTTTACCAAGCTGGCTGCGCCCAGCGAAAATCACCCGGTGGAATTCTTCTCAAGTGTGAAACCTGAACTGTTCAAAGATATCATTGGCCAGTTCCAGATGAACCACGGCGGAAGCATGGAAATGTCTCACGGTAAAGGCCATGAAGGCATGGATATGAGCAACACCGCTCACGCGGGAGCCGAGGAATAA
- the ampG gene encoding muropeptide MFS transporter AmpG — protein sequence MSNQYLQIFTRRNSALLLLLGFSSGLPLALTSGTLQAWMAVENVDIRTIGFFSLVGQAYVFKFIWSPLMDRYTLPFLGRRRGWLLVTQLLLTAGIALMGFMQPSHDLTLLASLAVLIAFCSASQDIVFDAWKTDVLTVAERGSGAAISVLGYRLAMLVSGGLALWLADRFLGWQAIWWLMAAMMLPGIIATLLAREPEDAMARPRSLEEAVFAPLGDFFHRNNAWLILSLIVLYKLGDAFAASLNTIFLIRGVGFNAGDVGLVNKTLGLVATIIGALAGGLLMQRLSLFRALMLFGILQAVSNLGYWLLSVTDKNLFNMATAVAVENLCGGMGTAAFVALLMTLCNRSYSATQFALLSALSAVGRVYVGPVAGWFVQSWGWSTFYAFTVVAALPGLLLLAGCKSTLEYAQNHGDFPPRSTWLSGYRWALRALLCGSVLLAGWLLLLVLEALGWLAVSGFSNVLFEIGILLLLGAIVLGTSLDYFTTRKNRDSSIT from the coding sequence ATGTCCAATCAATATTTGCAGATTTTTACGCGGCGTAACAGCGCCCTTCTGTTATTACTCGGTTTTTCTTCCGGCCTTCCGCTGGCTCTGACTTCAGGCACATTGCAGGCATGGATGGCAGTCGAGAATGTCGACATCAGAACTATCGGCTTCTTTTCCCTGGTCGGCCAGGCATACGTCTTCAAGTTTATCTGGTCACCGTTGATGGATCGTTACACGTTGCCGTTTCTGGGCCGCAGGCGTGGCTGGTTGCTTGTTACACAACTATTATTAACGGCCGGTATTGCGCTGATGGGCTTTATGCAGCCGTCTCACGATTTGACCTTACTGGCGTCGCTGGCTGTGCTGATAGCATTCTGTTCGGCATCTCAGGATATTGTATTTGATGCGTGGAAAACTGACGTACTTACGGTGGCAGAACGAGGTAGCGGTGCAGCAATAAGCGTTCTGGGATACCGCCTGGCGATGTTGGTTTCCGGGGGGCTGGCGTTATGGTTGGCCGATCGTTTTCTTGGCTGGCAGGCAATCTGGTGGCTGATGGCCGCGATGATGCTGCCCGGAATTATCGCCACACTGCTGGCGAGAGAACCAGAAGATGCCATGGCGCGGCCGCGTTCGCTGGAGGAGGCTGTATTTGCCCCGCTGGGCGACTTCTTCCATCGTAATAATGCCTGGCTGATCCTGTCGCTGATTGTGCTGTACAAGCTGGGTGACGCTTTCGCGGCCAGCCTGAATACCATTTTTCTTATCCGCGGCGTTGGATTTAATGCAGGTGACGTCGGACTGGTCAACAAAACTCTGGGGCTGGTGGCGACAATTATTGGTGCTCTGGCTGGCGGGTTGTTAATGCAACGCCTTAGCCTGTTTCGTGCGCTGATGCTGTTTGGCATTTTGCAGGCGGTTTCCAATCTTGGCTACTGGCTGCTGTCGGTGACCGACAAAAACCTGTTCAATATGGCTACCGCCGTTGCCGTCGAAAATCTGTGTGGCGGTATGGGTACTGCCGCCTTTGTGGCGTTGTTAATGACCTTATGCAACCGATCGTATTCCGCCACGCAGTTTGCCCTGCTTTCTGCACTTTCTGCGGTTGGGCGCGTTTATGTTGGGCCGGTCGCAGGCTGGTTTGTTCAAAGTTGGGGTTGGTCGACCTTTTATGCTTTCACCGTGGTGGCAGCATTACCGGGCCTGCTATTGCTGGCGGGATGTAAATCTACGCTGGAATATGCGCAAAATCATGGCGATTTTCCGCCGCGTAGCACCTGGCTATCGGGCTATCGCTGGGCGCTGCGCGCACTGCTATGCGGTAGCGTGCTGCTCGCTGGCTGGCTACTGTTACTGGTGCTGGAAGCGTTGGGATGGTTAGCGGTTAGCGGATTTAGCAACGTGCTATTTGAAATCGGCATTTTATTGCTGCTGGGTGCCATCGTCCTGGGTACGTCGCTGGATTACTTTACAACACGCAAAAATCGTGATTCGTCAATAACATAG
- the cyoB gene encoding cytochrome o ubiquinol oxidase subunit I: MLGKLTLDAIPYHEPIIVVTVAAIILGGLAIAAALTYFGKWKYLWAEWLTSVDHKRLGIMYIIMAFVMLLRGFADAILMRSQQVLASAGEAGFLPPHHYDQIFTAHGVIMIFFVAMPFVVGLMNIAVPLQIGARDVAFPFLNNLSFWFTAVGVVLVNLSLGVGEFAQTGWLAYPPLSGAEYSPGVGVDYWIWSLQLSGIGTTLTGINFFVTIMKMRAPGMTMFKMPVFTWASLCTNVLIIASFPVLTVTLALLTLDRYLGFHFFTNDMGGNMMMYVNLIWVWGHPEVYILVLPVFGVFSEVVATFSKKRLFGYTSLVWATVVITILSFIVWLHHFFTMGAGANVNAFFGIMTMIIAIPTGVKIFNWLFTMYQGRIQMHSAMLWTVGFLVTFSVGGMTGVLLAVPGADFVLHNSLFLIAHFHNVIIGGVVFGCFAGVTYWFPKAFGFTLNETWGIRAFWFWIIGFFVAFMPLYVLGFMGMTRRLSQDIDPQFHPMLVVAACGAALIACGVACQVIQFYVSVRDREQNRDLTGDPWGARTLEWATSSPPPFYNFAIVPEVHERDAFWEMKEKGEAYKRPAHYAEIHMPKNSGAGVVIAFFSLIFGFAAIWHIWWLVGLSFLGMIVSWIVKSFDEDVDYYVPVAEIEKIENQHFDEISKAGLKNVD, translated from the coding sequence ATGTTAGGAAAATTAACCCTGGATGCCATCCCTTACCACGAACCCATTATCGTGGTAACGGTTGCTGCCATCATTCTAGGCGGTCTTGCCATCGCCGCAGCGCTGACTTACTTCGGCAAATGGAAATACCTGTGGGCCGAGTGGCTAACGTCAGTTGACCACAAAAGACTCGGCATCATGTACATCATCATGGCATTTGTCATGCTGCTGCGCGGCTTTGCCGATGCAATATTGATGCGTAGTCAGCAGGTGCTTGCCTCTGCGGGCGAAGCCGGATTTCTGCCTCCTCACCACTACGACCAGATCTTCACCGCCCACGGCGTGATCATGATCTTTTTCGTAGCGATGCCGTTTGTCGTTGGTCTGATGAACATTGCTGTTCCGTTGCAGATTGGCGCACGCGACGTGGCCTTCCCGTTCCTGAACAACCTCAGCTTCTGGTTCACCGCTGTCGGTGTGGTGCTGGTTAACCTTTCACTGGGCGTGGGCGAGTTCGCGCAAACCGGTTGGCTGGCTTATCCGCCACTGTCCGGGGCAGAATACAGTCCGGGGGTCGGCGTCGACTACTGGATATGGAGCCTGCAACTTTCCGGGATTGGTACCACCCTGACAGGTATTAACTTCTTCGTGACCATTATGAAGATGCGTGCACCTGGCATGACCATGTTCAAAATGCCGGTATTCACCTGGGCTTCCCTGTGTACCAACGTGCTGATCATCGCCTCATTCCCGGTTCTGACCGTGACCCTGGCGCTGCTGACCCTCGACCGTTATCTTGGTTTCCATTTCTTTACCAATGATATGGGCGGCAACATGATGATGTACGTCAACCTGATTTGGGTTTGGGGTCATCCGGAAGTGTACATTCTGGTTCTGCCGGTGTTCGGTGTGTTCTCTGAAGTGGTTGCTACTTTCTCTAAAAAGCGTCTGTTTGGTTACACCTCACTGGTTTGGGCAACGGTGGTGATTACCATCCTGTCCTTTATCGTGTGGCTGCACCACTTCTTCACCATGGGTGCGGGAGCGAACGTTAACGCCTTCTTCGGTATTATGACGATGATCATTGCCATTCCGACCGGTGTTAAAATCTTCAACTGGCTGTTCACCATGTACCAGGGGCGCATTCAGATGCACTCTGCGATGCTGTGGACCGTTGGCTTTCTGGTCACCTTCTCAGTAGGTGGTATGACCGGGGTTCTGCTGGCCGTGCCGGGTGCTGACTTCGTGCTGCACAACAGCCTGTTCCTGATTGCTCACTTCCACAACGTGATTATCGGTGGTGTGGTGTTCGGTTGCTTTGCCGGTGTGACCTACTGGTTCCCGAAAGCATTCGGCTTCACGCTGAATGAAACTTGGGGTATCCGTGCATTCTGGTTCTGGATCATCGGCTTCTTCGTCGCCTTTATGCCGCTGTACGTACTGGGCTTTATGGGTATGACGCGTCGTCTTAGCCAGGATATCGACCCGCAGTTCCATCCTATGCTGGTCGTTGCAGCATGCGGTGCCGCTTTAATCGCCTGTGGTGTTGCTTGTCAGGTGATTCAGTTCTATGTATCGGTACGTGACCGTGAACAGAACCGTGACCTGACCGGTGACCCGTGGGGTGCACGTACTCTGGAGTGGGCAACCTCTTCACCACCGCCGTTTTATAACTTTGCCATTGTTCCTGAAGTGCACGAACGTGATGCGTTCTGGGAAATGAAGGAAAAAGGTGAAGCTTACAAACGCCCGGCTCACTATGCTGAAATTCACATGCCGAAAAACAGCGGTGCTGGTGTGGTAATCGCTTTCTTCAGCCTGATCTTCGGTTTTGCGGCAATCTGGCACATCTGGTGGCTGGTAGGCCTGTCATTCCTCGGCATGATTGTGTCCTGGATCGTCAAGAGCTTTGACGAAGACGTGGATTACTACGTTCCTGTTGCCGAGATCGAAAAAATCGAGAATCAGCACTTTGACGAAATTAGCAAAGCAGGACTGAAAAATGTCGACTGA